AAGACAGGCATCAGGTGTTGAATTCGGAATAAAGATCTTTgggccagcaatgtggtttttaaaccaattctagccagtctagcaagcaagtagtaaaacaagacatgcactggtgccagctaaacgtgctgtgaatggctgagagagacctggaggggcataatcgaaagggacatccaaatagttttgattcaggcgtcctcgcacgtcccgatccctgattctctctcccgctctctccctctgctgcacaaaATGCCCGGAAATGTATTGagggctattatacatgcagcttgtctgcgtgtatgaagccgtctttggcatgcgcagagcagccagcataacgcttggctgctctgtgcatgctcagctcatttgcatgcgatttccttcatgcatgcccgtttttttaTCGATTCGCTAAGGATTCGGTAAGGGGAGGGCTCTTtctgtggagttagtgcatctggctctttgtCCCTTCTAGGACACCTTACCTGCATATATGCATGATTGGTTGGGTTGAAAGACTCATCCACTGGAGCTGGACAGATCCCCTCACATCTGTAGGCATTGTATCTTTTGGGGTAGACAATCCAgctgccccagcctatatgttcaAAGTCCACCAACATGTCCACCTTCCTGCACAGTGGCTTGCCTTCCTCTGTTAGTCTGGAGGGGGGGTTCCCCACTTTAATGCGATGCCTTTCTTTTCTGTTCCTTCTATGCCTGCGGTTTCCCATGACGTCTGCAATGTCTGAAAGGACATACTTGGACCTCTGGGCCTCCTTGATCAACCTTGGCCCTCCAGAAGAGGGGCCTGAAGGTTTGTCTTTTGAGAAGATAACCAGCATGACCCTGTCCATAGTGTTATGAGGCACCGGAGTGGAGTCACTCTCTTGCTCCGTTTCTTTGCACTCTTCCGTCAGCCCCCCAGAGTTGCTGTTGGGTTCAGCTGTCTCTTCCTGGGCATCATCAAGCAAATAGTGAATCTGGGAATATTCTGTGTCATGGAGGGGAGTGCCTTGGTGGATCCATTGCTTGAGCATCTGAGTAACATTAAACACTTTCCAGGAGGAGCCAGGGCGAATGGAAGGATTAGTGCTGAAGGTGCCTAGGTAACGTTTTTCCTGACAGCTCTGATTCTCCTCACATTTCCGATCGTGGCTGTGGTAGATCTCCACAGTCACATTCTTGGACTGGGAGAAAGAAGGCAGGCGGACCCGGAGCTCTGCCAGCTGTACTTCATAATTCCCAGAGACAGAGGACAGGTCAAAGGAGAGAGTCCAGCGGTTGGCCACTTCCAGGCAATCTGGAAAATAACAGAAAGACACTCAGCCCCATTCTGATGAATTTTTATGAGAGCTTCAGGCCATGTGTACCCTTACGCAAAATAAAATgcttaacttatttatttatttatagcatttgtatcccacattttcccaacaatttgcaggctcaatgtggcttacatttgccgtaatggcagttgccatttccgagTAATAGAATTAATGTGTTAAGTtccatacatacatggtaacatacatgtaacataacatacgtgaacagatcatggtatagatatatatcatgtgcatatatatgttaagaaAGAATAAACTATGTTAAAAGGCTATCATTACCTTCTGTTCTACATTATATCAGCTGGTTGAAagaaagaatccccccc
This portion of the Microcaecilia unicolor chromosome 4, aMicUni1.1, whole genome shotgun sequence genome encodes:
- the LOC115469727 gene encoding nodal homolog 2-A-like, which encodes MGSHSSTAALELLSLCLLLWIQEGPCKPTHLVQVGKGSPASNQRLKSVATVYGIRHAQQALRYPLYMMQLYKSFTMGNHSGLALLEHPVLQEADTVLSLFAKNCLEVANRWTLSFDLSSVSGNYEVQLAELRVRLPSFSQSKNVTVEIYHSHDRKCEENQSCQEKRYLGTFSTNPSIRPGSSWKVFNVTQMLKQWIHQGTPLHDTEYSQIHYLLDDAQEETAEPNSNSGGLTEECKETEQESDSTPVPHNTMDRVMLVIFSKDKPSGPSSGGPRLIKEAQRSKYVLSDIADVMGNRRHRRNRKERHRIKVGNPPSRLTEEGKPLCRKVDMLVDFEHIGWGSWIVYPKRYNAYRCEGICPAPVDESFNPTNHAYMQSLVSLYQPEKIVCPSCVPVKMSSLSMLYYENDEVVLRHHADMVVEDCGCN